In Chryseobacterium turcicum, a single window of DNA contains:
- a CDS encoding FoF1 ATP synthase subunit delta/epsilon, which produces MNIKILTPEYVVFEGEVDSILLPGKNGEFHLMKNHAGIVSSLSGGKVKLFTKSVGEAYANNFTKENENQSEFFSYPIKSGVVEFNNEKGIILCE; this is translated from the coding sequence ATGAATATAAAAATTTTAACACCAGAATACGTAGTTTTTGAAGGAGAAGTAGACTCAATATTGCTGCCCGGAAAAAATGGTGAATTTCACCTTATGAAAAACCACGCAGGAATTGTTTCTTCATTATCTGGCGGTAAAGTAAAGCTTTTTACAAAATCTGTAGGCGAAGCTTATGCGAATAATTTTACCAAAGAAAATGAAAATCAAAGTGAGTTTTTTTCTTACCCTATCAAAAGCGGTGTTGTAGAATTTAATAATGAAAAAGGAATTATCCTTTGCGAATAA
- a CDS encoding PLP-dependent cysteine synthase family protein, giving the protein MSNVYDNILGLIGNTPLVKLNTVTKEIPAKIYAKLESYNPGHSTKDRIALHIIENAEKKGLLKEDSVVVETTSGNTGFSLAMVCIIKGYKCILAVSDKTKAEKIAYLKALGATVYICPANVPANDPRSYYEVAKRIAAETPNSVYINQYFNELNIDAHYQTTGPEIWEQTEGKITHLFACTGTGGTLSGSAKFLKEKNPDIKIIGVDADGSILKSFHETGKIHKEDVHPYQIEGMGKNLIPSALLFDKVDEFVRVNDEMSAYRTRELALKEAIMGGYTTGAVTQGLMQYAQSHELTENDFVVMIYPDHGSRYITKVYSDKWMEEQGFINNCFHNYDEVFKTEFIK; this is encoded by the coding sequence ATGAGTAATGTTTACGATAATATTCTTGGCTTAATTGGGAACACTCCTTTAGTGAAACTTAATACGGTGACTAAAGAAATTCCTGCCAAAATTTATGCTAAGTTAGAATCATATAATCCTGGACATTCCACAAAAGATAGAATCGCACTTCATATTATTGAAAACGCTGAGAAAAAAGGTTTATTAAAGGAAGATTCAGTAGTGGTAGAAACTACTTCCGGCAATACAGGTTTTTCACTTGCAATGGTTTGCATCATTAAAGGATACAAATGTATTCTTGCGGTAAGTGACAAAACAAAAGCTGAAAAAATAGCTTATCTAAAAGCTCTTGGTGCTACAGTATATATATGTCCTGCGAATGTACCTGCGAATGACCCAAGATCGTATTATGAGGTAGCAAAAAGAATTGCTGCCGAAACCCCAAATTCTGTTTATATCAATCAGTATTTTAATGAGCTTAATATTGATGCTCATTATCAAACCACAGGTCCTGAAATTTGGGAGCAGACTGAAGGCAAAATTACTCACCTCTTTGCATGTACTGGAACGGGTGGAACGCTATCGGGCTCTGCAAAATTCTTAAAAGAAAAAAATCCAGATATTAAAATTATCGGTGTTGATGCTGATGGATCTATTTTAAAGAGTTTCCATGAAACCGGTAAAATTCACAAAGAAGATGTACATCCTTACCAGATTGAAGGAATGGGGAAAAACTTAATCCCTTCTGCCCTTTTATTTGATAAAGTAGATGAGTTTGTGAGAGTAAATGACGAAATGTCGGCTTACAGAACCAGAGAACTTGCTTTGAAAGAAGCCATTATGGGTGGTTATACAACAGGAGCGGTTACTCAGGGATTAATGCAATATGCGCAGTCTCATGAGTTGACCGAAAATGATTTTGTGGTAATGATTTACCCCGATCATGGTTCACGCTATATTACAAAAGTGTACAGCGACAAATGGATGGAGGAACAAGGTTTCATCAACAACTGTTTCCACAACTATGATGAAGTTTTCAAAACAGAATTCATCAAATAA
- the atpD gene encoding F0F1 ATP synthase subunit beta: protein MANQIKGKISQIIGPVIDVVFNNVEAIPSIYDALEITKENGEKVVLEVEQHIGQDTVRCIAMDATDGLKRGQEVIGYGNPIIMPIGDAVNGRLFNVVGDAIDGLQNISKEGGLPIHRPAPKFDQLSTSAEVLFTGIKVIDLVEPYSKGGKIGLFGGAGVGKTVLIQELINNIAKGHGGLSVFAGVGERTREGNDLLREMLESGIIKYGDDFMHSMENGGWDLSKVDLEAMKDSKAAFVFGQMNEPPGARARVALSGLTLAEYYRDGGETGQGRDVLFFVDNIFRFTQAGSEVSALLGRMPSAVGYQPTLASEMGAMQERITSTKNGSITSVQAVYVPADDLTDPAPATTFAHLDATTVLDRKIASLGIYPAVDPLASTSRILAPEIIGEEHYNCAQRVKEILQRYKALQDIIAILGMEELSEEDKSVVYRARKVQRFLSQPFHVAEQFTGLKGSLVDIKDTIKGFTMIMDGELDHLPEAAFNLKGTIEEAIEAGQKMLADNA from the coding sequence ATGGCAAACCAAATTAAAGGAAAAATTTCTCAAATTATTGGTCCTGTAATCGACGTAGTTTTTAATAATGTAGAAGCTATACCAAGTATTTATGATGCTTTGGAGATTACAAAAGAAAACGGTGAAAAAGTAGTATTAGAAGTAGAGCAGCATATCGGTCAAGATACAGTAAGATGTATCGCAATGGATGCAACTGACGGTCTTAAAAGAGGTCAGGAAGTAATCGGATACGGAAATCCTATTATTATGCCAATCGGTGATGCAGTAAACGGAAGACTATTCAACGTTGTTGGGGATGCTATCGACGGACTTCAAAATATTTCTAAGGAAGGTGGTCTTCCTATTCACAGACCAGCTCCAAAATTTGATCAACTTTCAACTTCTGCAGAAGTTTTATTCACAGGTATTAAAGTAATCGACTTAGTAGAGCCTTACTCAAAAGGAGGTAAAATTGGTTTGTTCGGTGGTGCAGGTGTAGGTAAAACAGTATTGATCCAGGAGTTGATTAACAATATTGCAAAAGGACATGGTGGTCTTTCTGTTTTTGCCGGTGTAGGTGAAAGAACGAGAGAAGGAAATGACCTTTTGAGAGAGATGTTAGAATCAGGAATTATCAAGTATGGTGATGATTTTATGCACTCTATGGAAAACGGAGGTTGGGATCTTTCTAAAGTAGATTTAGAAGCTATGAAAGATTCTAAAGCAGCATTCGTTTTCGGACAAATGAACGAGCCACCTGGAGCAAGAGCAAGAGTAGCACTTTCGGGTCTTACTTTAGCTGAATACTACAGAGATGGTGGTGAAACAGGTCAAGGTAGAGACGTATTGTTCTTCGTAGATAATATCTTCCGTTTTACACAAGCTGGTTCTGAAGTTTCTGCACTTTTGGGTCGTATGCCTTCTGCGGTAGGTTACCAACCAACATTGGCATCTGAAATGGGTGCGATGCAGGAAAGAATTACTTCAACTAAAAACGGTTCAATTACTTCAGTACAAGCGGTTTATGTACCTGCGGATGACTTAACTGACCCGGCTCCTGCTACAACATTTGCTCACTTAGATGCAACAACCGTATTAGATAGAAAAATTGCTTCATTAGGTATTTATCCAGCAGTAGATCCATTGGCTTCTACGTCAAGAATCTTGGCTCCGGAAATTATCGGTGAAGAACATTATAACTGTGCTCAAAGAGTAAAAGAAATTCTTCAGAGATACAAAGCATTGCAAGATATTATCGCAATTCTTGGTATGGAAGAACTTTCTGAAGAAGATAAATCTGTAGTTTACCGTGCTAGAAAAGTTCAGAGATTCTTATCTCAACCTTTCCACGTAGCTGAGCAGTTTACAGGTCTTAAAGGATCATTAGTAGACATCAAAGACACCATCAAAGGATTTACGATGATTATGGATGGTGAGCTAGATCACTTACCAGAAGCTGCTTTCAACTTGAAAGGAACTATCGAAGAAGCGATCGAAGCTGGACAAAAAATGTTAGCTGATAACGCATAA
- a CDS encoding aminotransferase class I/II-fold pyridoxal phosphate-dependent enzyme, whose product MLDIFERIKQNPGPLGQFADYAEGYFVFPKLEGPIGPRMKFQGKDVIFWSANDYLGLCNHPEVLEADAKAAAEFGMFYPMGARAMSGETQQHQQLEKELAEFTQKDAAYLLNFGYQGMVSCIDALVTRHDVIVYDADSHACIVDGVRLHMGKSFTFKHNDIESLEKNLARATKVAEENGGGILVITEGVFGMRGMQGKLKEICDLKSKFNFRLLVDDAHGFGTLGKTGAGAGEEQGCQDQIDVYFSTFAKSMAGFGAFLSGDETIIRYLKYNLRSQIFAKSLTMPMVIGGLKRLELLRTRPEIKDKLWENVYKLQNGLKERGFNLGNTNTCVTPVFIQGTTIEATLLAKDLRENYGVFTSVVVYPVIPKGMILLRLIPTASHTDAEINETLAAFEGIKEKFDTGVYAEMEKQMNIEYKQM is encoded by the coding sequence ATGTTAGATATTTTTGAAAGAATAAAACAAAATCCAGGGCCACTAGGTCAGTTTGCAGACTACGCAGAAGGATATTTTGTATTCCCAAAATTGGAAGGTCCAATTGGTCCGAGAATGAAATTTCAAGGTAAAGATGTAATCTTTTGGAGCGCCAACGATTATTTAGGATTGTGTAATCATCCTGAAGTTTTGGAGGCAGATGCAAAAGCGGCTGCAGAATTCGGAATGTTTTATCCGATGGGTGCAAGAGCAATGTCTGGGGAAACTCAACAACATCAGCAATTGGAAAAAGAATTGGCAGAATTTACTCAAAAAGATGCTGCTTATCTTTTAAACTTCGGTTATCAAGGGATGGTTTCGTGTATTGATGCGTTGGTAACAAGACATGATGTTATTGTTTATGATGCAGATTCTCACGCTTGTATCGTAGATGGTGTGCGTCTTCATATGGGAAAAAGTTTTACTTTCAAACATAATGACATTGAAAGTTTAGAGAAAAACTTGGCTCGTGCAACCAAAGTGGCTGAAGAAAACGGTGGTGGAATCTTAGTGATTACGGAAGGTGTTTTCGGAATGAGAGGAATGCAGGGGAAACTAAAAGAAATTTGTGATTTAAAATCTAAATTTAATTTCAGACTTTTAGTTGATGATGCACATGGTTTCGGAACTCTAGGTAAAACAGGAGCCGGAGCTGGTGAAGAGCAAGGATGTCAAGATCAAATTGATGTTTACTTCTCTACTTTTGCTAAATCAATGGCTGGTTTCGGAGCTTTTCTTTCGGGAGATGAAACGATTATCAGATATTTGAAATATAATCTTCGTTCTCAGATTTTTGCTAAATCTTTAACAATGCCAATGGTAATTGGAGGTTTGAAAAGATTAGAATTATTAAGAACACGCCCAGAAATTAAAGATAAATTGTGGGAAAACGTTTATAAATTACAAAACGGATTAAAAGAAAGAGGCTTCAACCTTGGTAACACAAACACTTGTGTAACACCAGTATTCATTCAAGGAACAACTATCGAAGCAACACTTTTAGCGAAAGATCTAAGAGAAAATTACGGAGTATTTACCTCAGTGGTTGTATATCCTGTAATTCCAAAAGGAATGATTTTATTGAGATTAATTCCTACAGCTTCACATACTGATGCTGAAATTAATGAAACTTTAGCTGCTTTTGAAGGTATCAAAGAAAAATTTGATACTGGAGTATATGCAGAAATGGAAAAACAAATGAATATCGAATACAAGCAAATGTAA
- a CDS encoding tetratricopeptide repeat protein codes for MKKLILGIAIVSSVFAFGQKDDKKDLNAQLQATNKVAMDAYNAKNYTVAGPKFIELYDLLKTNGQEDKTYKYYAGLSYALANNLEESIKIYTDLINSGYTGVQTTYTAKENKTGQVSGYDKATWDLLKSKSAKDYSDFKTEQSKSVEPDLYETLSTLLLNAKKNDEALAIIEKGLAKYPNNAKLKEYHGSALYATGKTDQFMTNLKEQLAKNPNDATNWYNLGVLQSKNPATEADAINSFNKAIELAVNDVKLKDNAYQNLVYTAIGDDDKAVKEINAIRKSDPDKATTLIEARKERFAKALPHAEKWYQASPNNIDAVGTLKDIYGMLKNQAKVTELKAKEAELQAKAK; via the coding sequence ATGAAAAAGCTAATTTTAGGTATAGCAATCGTTTCTTCAGTTTTTGCTTTTGGGCAGAAAGATGATAAAAAAGATTTAAATGCTCAATTGCAAGCTACTAATAAAGTAGCGATGGATGCATATAATGCGAAAAATTATACAGTTGCTGGACCTAAGTTCATAGAACTTTATGATTTGTTAAAAACAAACGGTCAAGAAGATAAAACTTATAAGTATTATGCTGGTTTGAGCTATGCATTAGCAAATAACTTAGAAGAGTCTATTAAAATTTATACTGATTTAATCAACTCTGGGTATACTGGCGTACAGACAACTTACACAGCCAAAGAAAATAAAACAGGACAAGTATCGGGATATGATAAAGCGACTTGGGATTTATTGAAAAGTAAATCTGCCAAAGATTATTCTGATTTCAAAACTGAGCAATCTAAAAGTGTTGAGCCAGATTTATATGAAACTTTGTCTACATTGCTTTTAAATGCAAAGAAAAATGATGAAGCTTTAGCGATTATAGAAAAAGGATTAGCAAAATATCCTAATAATGCTAAACTAAAAGAATATCATGGTTCTGCTTTATATGCGACAGGTAAGACTGATCAGTTTATGACAAACCTAAAAGAGCAGTTAGCAAAAAATCCTAATGATGCTACTAATTGGTATAATTTAGGAGTTTTACAGTCAAAAAATCCTGCTACAGAAGCTGATGCCATTAATTCATTTAATAAAGCAATTGAGCTGGCTGTAAATGATGTTAAATTGAAAGACAATGCTTATCAAAACTTAGTGTATACTGCTATTGGTGATGATGATAAGGCTGTAAAAGAAATTAACGCAATAAGAAAATCAGATCCAGATAAGGCAACAACGTTAATTGAAGCAAGAAAAGAAAGATTTGCCAAAGCATTGCCTCATGCTGAAAAATGGTATCAGGCAAGTCCTAACAATATCGATGCCGTTGGAACTTTGAAAGATATCTACGGAATGTTGAAAAATCAGGCAAAAGTTACTGAATTAAAAGCTAAAGAAGCTGAGCTTCAGGCTAAAGCGAAGTAG
- a CDS encoding B12-binding domain-containing radical SAM protein: MKDLLLITPPFTQLNTPYPATAYIKGFLNTKNISSYQIDLGIEVILALFSKDGIQKVFDIEINLQNISENSQRIFALRDEYLKTIDHVILFLQNKNPTLARQICSMNFLPEASRFNQLDDVEFAFGNMGLQDKAKHLATLYLEDLSDYILENVDSDFGFSRYAERLGKSANSFDELYLKLNSDQTFIDDFTLKILHEKLELVQPKLVCFSIPFPGNLYSAFRSAKFIKENYPHIKTAMGGGFPNTELREIKDQRVFEFFDFITLDDGEVPLELVYESVFHVEQNEEPQYKRTFLIENEEVTYKNNTTKHDYKQSEIGTPDYSDLQLDKYVSVIEIANPMHSLWSDGRWNKLTMAHGCYWGKCTFCDISLDYIKIYEPISAKILVDRMEELIKTTGETGFHFVDEAAPPALMREVALEILRRNLVVTWWTNIRFEKSFTQDLCFLLKISGCIAVSGGLEVASDRLLKLIDKGVSVDQVAKVTKNFTEAGIMVHAYLMYGYPTQTVQETVDSLEMVRQLFEMGILQSGFWHQFAMTAHSPVGQNPEEFGVTPIKLEIKFANNDIDFKDKTGIDHSKFSFGLKKSLFNFMHGINFELPLQDWFDFKIPKTTIHPDYIHDCLLDENQFSFKGNSKIVFLEKNVIAENYIKTKKQNSWPYTRITFHLKTNIVSVDLEQEKADWLIKIIAENTFENPKRITLQQVKTQFEENFDDFELFWFSKPMQQLKENGIILSL, translated from the coding sequence TTGAAAGACCTTCTTCTTATCACTCCACCTTTTACGCAACTTAATACTCCTTATCCGGCGACAGCTTATATTAAAGGTTTTCTAAACACTAAAAATATTTCAAGCTATCAAATCGATTTAGGGATTGAAGTAATTTTGGCATTATTTTCAAAAGACGGAATTCAAAAAGTTTTTGATATAGAAATTAATTTACAGAATATTTCAGAAAACTCGCAGCGTATTTTTGCTTTAAGAGATGAATATTTAAAAACAATTGATCATGTCATTTTATTTCTTCAGAATAAAAATCCTACTTTGGCAAGACAGATTTGTTCGATGAATTTTCTGCCCGAAGCCTCCCGATTTAATCAGTTGGATGACGTTGAATTTGCTTTCGGAAATATGGGTCTTCAGGATAAAGCCAAGCATTTGGCCACTTTATATTTAGAAGATTTGTCTGATTATATTCTTGAAAACGTAGATTCTGATTTTGGATTTAGCAGATATGCCGAAAGATTAGGGAAAAGTGCCAATTCTTTCGACGAATTATATTTAAAATTAAATTCTGATCAGACATTTATTGATGATTTTACTTTAAAAATTCTTCACGAGAAATTAGAATTGGTCCAACCGAAATTGGTGTGTTTTTCGATTCCTTTTCCTGGAAATTTATATTCAGCTTTTCGATCTGCAAAATTTATAAAAGAAAATTATCCGCACATCAAAACTGCCATGGGTGGTGGTTTTCCTAATACTGAATTAAGAGAAATTAAAGATCAAAGAGTTTTTGAGTTTTTTGATTTTATCACTTTAGATGATGGTGAAGTTCCTCTCGAGTTGGTGTATGAAAGCGTTTTCCATGTTGAGCAAAACGAAGAACCTCAGTATAAAAGAACATTTTTAATTGAAAATGAAGAAGTTACTTACAAAAATAACACGACAAAACACGATTATAAACAATCGGAAATAGGAACTCCAGATTATAGTGATTTACAGCTAGATAAATATGTTTCTGTTATAGAAATTGCCAATCCGATGCACAGTTTATGGAGCGACGGAAGATGGAATAAGTTGACAATGGCGCACGGTTGCTATTGGGGGAAATGTACATTTTGTGATATTTCTTTAGACTATATTAAAATTTATGAACCCATTTCTGCCAAAATTTTGGTCGACAGAATGGAAGAATTAATTAAAACAACCGGCGAAACCGGATTTCATTTTGTAGATGAAGCTGCACCTCCTGCTCTAATGAGAGAAGTGGCTTTAGAAATTTTACGAAGAAATTTGGTTGTAACCTGGTGGACTAATATTCGATTTGAAAAAAGCTTTACTCAGGATTTATGTTTCTTACTAAAAATTTCTGGTTGTATAGCCGTATCTGGCGGATTGGAAGTGGCGAGTGACCGATTACTGAAGTTAATTGACAAAGGAGTTTCTGTAGATCAGGTTGCAAAAGTTACCAAAAATTTTACCGAAGCCGGAATTATGGTTCATGCTTATTTGATGTATGGCTACCCTACCCAAACGGTTCAAGAGACGGTAGATTCTTTAGAAATGGTTCGTCAGCTTTTCGAAATGGGAATTTTACAAAGTGGTTTTTGGCATCAGTTTGCCATGACCGCACATTCTCCGGTGGGTCAAAATCCTGAAGAATTTGGAGTTACTCCGATTAAACTGGAAATTAAATTTGCTAATAATGACATCGATTTTAAAGATAAAACCGGAATCGATCACAGTAAATTTAGTTTTGGATTAAAAAAATCGCTCTTCAATTTTATGCACGGAATTAATTTTGAACTTCCTCTGCAGGACTGGTTTGATTTTAAAATTCCAAAAACTACGATTCATCCTGATTACATTCACGATTGTCTTTTAGATGAAAATCAATTTAGCTTTAAAGGAAACTCTAAAATTGTATTTTTGGAGAAAAACGTAATCGCTGAGAATTACATAAAAACAAAAAAACAAAACTCTTGGCCGTACACAAGAATTACATTTCATCTAAAAACGAATATTGTAAGTGTAGATTTAGAGCAGGAAAAAGCAGATTGGTTGATAAAAATTATTGCAGAAAATACTTTTGAAAATCCGAAACGTATTACACTTCAACAAGTTAAGACTCAGTTTGAAGAAAATTTTGATGATTTTGAATTATTCTGGTTTTCAAAACCAATGCAACAACTCAAAGAAAACGGTATTATTTTAAGTTTGTAA
- a CDS encoding bifunctional riboflavin kinase/FAD synthetase — translation MKVFRNFSDYPSHRPLALSLGMFDGVHLGHKCIIDELKKVGSAHHLETAILTFWPHPRFVFNPNEDLKLLNTLDEKTLLMEKYGINNLFLKEFDDEFRNLTGEEFVRQILIEKLNVKYLIIGYDHSFGKNKSGNFELLQKLSKELDFEVEQMEAINIHENNISSTKIRNALLAGTILEANEMLGYSYSVSGTVVHGKKLGRTIGYPTANIETENLKLLPKKGAYIVEVFVKNQQYKGMLSVGTNPTVNGEKLTVEVYILDFEGDIYDERITVKFRDYLHEEIKFEGLDKLIERLDEDKRLTEEFIF, via the coding sequence TTGAAAGTTTTCAGAAATTTTAGTGATTATCCCTCTCACAGGCCTCTAGCGCTATCATTGGGAATGTTTGACGGAGTACATCTTGGTCATAAATGTATCATCGACGAACTGAAAAAAGTGGGCTCTGCTCATCATCTGGAAACTGCAATCCTTACTTTTTGGCCACATCCAAGGTTTGTTTTTAATCCAAACGAAGACCTTAAGCTTCTTAATACATTGGATGAAAAAACTTTGCTGATGGAAAAATATGGCATTAATAATTTATTTTTAAAAGAATTTGATGATGAATTCAGAAACCTTACCGGTGAAGAGTTTGTGCGTCAGATTTTAATTGAGAAATTGAATGTTAAATATTTAATCATCGGTTACGATCATTCTTTCGGTAAAAATAAAAGTGGAAATTTTGAATTGCTTCAAAAACTTTCTAAAGAATTAGATTTTGAAGTTGAGCAAATGGAAGCGATTAATATCCACGAAAATAACATCAGCTCAACGAAAATCAGAAATGCTTTATTGGCAGGTACTATTTTAGAGGCCAATGAAATGTTGGGTTACTCCTACTCTGTTTCCGGAACGGTTGTTCATGGGAAAAAATTGGGCAGAACGATTGGTTATCCTACCGCCAATATTGAAACTGAAAACCTTAAATTACTTCCTAAAAAAGGAGCTTATATTGTTGAAGTCTTTGTGAAAAACCAACAATACAAAGGAATGTTGAGTGTTGGAACCAACCCAACCGTCAATGGAGAAAAATTAACCGTTGAAGTTTATATTCTTGATTTTGAAGGAGATATTTACGATGAAAGAATTACCGTAAAATTCAGAGATTATCTACACGAAGAAATTAAATTTGAAGGTCTTGATAAACTGATTGAAAGGTTGGACGAGGATAAAAGATTGACCGAGGAGTTTATTTTTTAG
- a CDS encoding MmcQ/YjbR family DNA-binding protein has translation MDANQILDYCLAKKGVTESFPFDNETLVLKVGIKIFLLMSLERQPLSINVKTDPEWSEELREQHPQITGAFHMNKTHWNSVSLDGLRRDLILKMIDQSYDLVFKSLTKKAKEEIENS, from the coding sequence ATGGATGCCAACCAAATTTTAGATTATTGTCTTGCAAAAAAGGGAGTTACAGAAAGTTTCCCGTTTGATAACGAAACTTTAGTTTTAAAAGTAGGAATAAAAATTTTTCTGCTAATGTCTTTAGAAAGACAGCCTTTAAGTATTAATGTAAAAACGGATCCCGAATGGAGCGAAGAACTTCGCGAGCAACATCCACAGATTACCGGAGCATTTCATATGAATAAAACCCACTGGAATTCTGTTTCTCTAGATGGTTTAAGAAGAGATTTAATTTTAAAAATGATTGACCAGTCGTACGATTTGGTTTTCAAATCATTGACGAAAAAAGCGAAAGAGGAGATTGAAAACTCTTAA
- a CDS encoding NAD(P)H-binding protein: protein MKALVIGATGATGKDLVNQLLEDNDFEEVNIFVRKPLSIQNEKLKTHVVDFEKFEDWKNLVKGDVVFSCLGTTLKAAGSKDLQRKVDFDYQYKFAKAAKENNVDDYILVSAYGANPKSKIFYSKMKGELEEAVKKLHFNKITIFKPGMLERKDSERTGEVLGSRIIKFANKLGLFESQKPLPTDVLAKAMINSSKIKSNGYSSIKLGNIFCFAEKSNT from the coding sequence ATGAAAGCTTTAGTAATCGGTGCTACAGGTGCTACAGGAAAAGATTTGGTGAACCAATTATTAGAGGATAATGATTTTGAAGAGGTTAATATTTTTGTAAGAAAACCTTTATCTATTCAAAATGAAAAGTTGAAAACTCATGTTGTAGATTTTGAAAAATTTGAAGACTGGAAAAATCTTGTGAAAGGTGATGTTGTATTTTCTTGCCTTGGAACGACGCTTAAAGCTGCCGGAAGTAAAGATTTGCAAAGAAAAGTTGATTTTGATTATCAATATAAGTTTGCAAAAGCGGCAAAAGAAAATAATGTAGATGATTATATTCTGGTTTCAGCTTACGGAGCTAATCCTAAATCGAAAATATTTTACTCTAAAATGAAAGGCGAGCTTGAAGAAGCTGTAAAAAAGCTTCATTTTAATAAAATTACCATTTTCAAACCGGGAATGCTCGAAAGAAAAGATTCTGAAAGAACAGGGGAAGTTTTAGGCAGCAGGATTATTAAGTTTGCCAATAAATTGGGGCTTTTTGAAAGTCAGAAACCTTTGCCTACGGATGTTTTAGCTAAAGCAATGATTAATTCTTCAAAAATAAAAAGTAATGGTTACTCAAGTATTAAGCTTGGGAATATTTTCTGTTTTGCTGAGAAAAGCAACACTTAA